The Oenanthe melanoleuca isolate GR-GAL-2019-014 chromosome 1A, OMel1.0, whole genome shotgun sequence genome contains a region encoding:
- the LOC130248574 gene encoding uncharacterized protein LOC130248574 isoform X1, whose protein sequence is MNYSPFLKLLLVFVLHCERRAIDERIVLAGRSCTNLPGMSVWICLFSQFSDWGCSAALPCVSPRREEMRKVWSSGRSSLPLRAPTGKWLHSPFPGFKSARPRPAQPRWGPAHLCGPAPHTCAAPPLTPVRPRPSHLCGPAPHTCAAPPLTPVRPRPSHLRGPAPHTCAAPPINAGGSAPLRSLWGMLVPGAAGLALGALRGARGAEKNWAGQVLRAHLVHGQSSGECQGCPACRGAFPADALVTQGGPCAPSAFLLPLCPCPTQQGTKGKCINEKSWVSSCSMLASDLETERGHCTHSRVRGASGETSWLPWDLFSFDPCRQ, encoded by the exons ATGAATTATAGCCCATTTCTCAAATTGCTTCTAGTCTTCGTCCTCCACTGCGAGAGGAGAGCCATAGATGAAAGGATTGTTCTGGCTGGCAGAAGCTGCACCAATCTCCCAGGAATGTCAGTCTGGATTTGTCTTTTCTCCCAGTTCTCAGATTGGGGGtgcagtgcagccctgccctgtgtaTCTCCTAGAagggaagaaatgagaaaagtaTGGAGCTCGGGCCGGAGCAGCCTCCCGCTCCGAGCGCCGACGGGCAAATGGCTCCACAGCCCATTCCCGGGGTTTAAAtccgctcggccccgccccgcgcagccgcgctggggccccgcgcacctgtgcggccccgcccctcacACCTGtgcggccccgcccctcacACCTGtgcggccccgcccctcacACCTGtgcggccccgcccctcacACCTGtgcggccccgcccctcacACCTGtgcggccccgcccctcacacctgcgcggccccgcccctcacACCTGTGCGGCCCCGCCCATAAATGCCGGCGGATCCGCGCCGCTCCGCTCACTGTGGGGGATGCTCGTCCCGGGTGCGGCCGGACTGGCGCTCGGAGCGCTGCGCGGAGCCCGAGGTGCTGAG AAGAACTGGGCAGGACAAGTCCTGAGGGCTCACTTGGTCCATGGCCAAAGCTCTGGAGAGTGTCAGGGCTGTCCAGCCTGCAGAGGGGCgtttcctgcag ATGCCCTGGTGACACAGGgaggtccctgtgcccccagtgcctttctgctgcccctctgcccttgTCCCACACAGCAGGGCACAAAGGGAAAG TGCATCAACGAGAAGTCCTGGGTCAGTTCTTGTTCCATGCTTGCCAGTGACCTCGAGACAGAAAG GGGTCACTGCACTCACTCCAGGGTACGTGGAGCAAGTGGAGAGACGTCATGGCTTCCCTGGGATCTTTTCTCCTTTGACCCTTGCAGGCAGTGA
- the DNAI7 gene encoding dynein axonemal intermediate chain 7 isoform X2: MGPKPKKQSDGKGGKSKKAREKRLRAEAQLQAEREEAERLERERLLQEHLKNLEAKYQEEKESELAKLKSLEKKFLYALQWKMDYREQAKWERYLSCDGTPDPTIPQEINTFMSLWHDNQDEDVQVVMEKEKVVLNLIEKLESLLLETSPDEITQKRREQYQEFILQLQDLLHKKYNEATQNLLKTASMYEDSETGNMHTAIKDENSTFCIWVNLKKKARFKSHVFQEAGHGFDLPKSLALSSVAIRVLHTRYDHVSPLWVQCQGLPRQEASDSQDLAEHPKDTGQEPGGEEEEGREEPSLSAAAETSSKAGEESAASLKEKSNDADDAKETEEETEKNSDVLDVPSQGEEALQEAPRAVDPQQLVPLGGVYHIDALQLPPQPQDVGDWSMVQLLDIGLEMYPYSPGEAEDGTQEAVQITLRLPDNVIYFQVPVVARWEPAGQQWRTDGISNITYEAEEKSISFQMGAFCPVALLQDAHLNLPYQAWELHPTGVDEGLFTVTAVFATIQIQIKVREHLTAGSPEDNNWSLYMFSGEKVQNLKLTETSEAFSEDLEEESEFHSTLYHMLKDTASNKAMDKVEGAGFLFIDSVYQLLHATRVLAFS; the protein is encoded by the exons ATG GGTCCAAAACCGAAAAAACAG TCCGATGGCAAAGGTGGAAAATCGAAGAAAGCCCGGGAAAAGAGGCTTAGAG CTGAGGCCCAATTACAGGCTGAaagagaagaagcagaaaggcTTGAAAGGGAGAGACTACTTCAAGAGCACTTGAAAAATCTTGAGGCAAAG tatcAAGAGGAGAAGGAGTCTGAACTAGCAAAACTTAAATCACTGGAAAAGAAGTTTCTTTATGCACTGCAGTGGAAAATGGATTACAGGGAACAAGCCAAG TGGGAGCGTTACCTCAGCTGTGATGGGACTCCTGACCCCACCATACCTCAGGAAATCAACACTTTCATGAGCTTGTGGCATGATAACCAAGATGAGGATGTTCAGGTTGtgatggagaaggagaaagtggTCCTAAAT TTAATTGAGAAGTTGGAGTCTCTCCTGTTGGAGACATCACCAGATGAGATCACACAAAAACGACGAGAGCAGTACCAGGAATTTATTCTGCAATTGCAGGATCTGCTTCATAAGAAATACAATGAGGCTACACAGAACCTGCTCAAA aCAGCTAGTATGTATGAAGATTCTGAAACTGGGAATATGCACACAGCCATAAAGGATGAAAATAGTACTTTCTGTATTTGGGTCAATCTGAAGAAGAAAGCAAG GTTCAAAAGCCACGTGTTCCAGGAGGCAGGGCATGGCTTTGACCTGCCCAAGTCGCTGGCTCTCAGCAGCGTGGCCATTCGCGTGCTGCACACCCGCTACGACCACGTGTCTCCCCTGTGGGTGCAGTGCCAAGGGCTGCCAAGGCAGGAGGCCTCAGACAGCCAGGATTTAGCTGAGCATCCAAAAGACACTGGGCAGGAaccaggaggagaggaggaggaaggcagggaggagccCAGCTtgtctgctgcagcagaaacatcATCTAAAGCGGGAGAG GAGAGTGCTGCCTCACTGAAAGAAAAGAGCAATGATGCAGATGATGCAAAAGAGACAGAGGAGGAAACTGAGAAGAATTCAGACGTTTTGGATGTGCCATCACAAG GAGAGGAAGCGCTGCAGGAGGCACCAAGGGCTGTAGATCCGCAGCAGCTGGTGCCCCTGGGGGGTGTGTACCACATCGATGCCCTGCAGCTGccgccccagccccaggacgTCGGGGACTGGAGCATGGTGCAG CTGCTGGACATTGGATTGGAGATGTATCCTTAttccccaggagaggctgaagaTGGCACACAGGAAGCAGTACAGATAACCCTGAGGCTTCCTGataatgtgatttattttcaaGTGCCTGTGGTAGCCAGATGGGAGCCTGCAG GCCAGCAGTGGAGAACTGATGGCATCAGCAACATAACTtatgaagcagaagaaaagagcatCTCCTTTCAGATGGGTGCCTTTTGTCCAGTAGCCCTTCTCCAGGATGCTCACCTGAACCTGCCGTATCAGGCCTGGGAATTGCACCCTACTGGTGTGGATGAAGGACTCTTTACAGTTACTGCAGTCTTTGCAACCATTCAGATACAAATTAAG GTAAGAGAACATCTTACAGCAGGCTCTCCCGAAGACAACAACTGGTCTCTTTATATGTTCAGTGGTGAGAAAGTACAAAACCTCAAGCTCACTGAAACCAGTGAAGCTTTTTCAGAAGACCTGGAAGAGGAGTCTGAATTTCATTCCACACTCTACCATATGCTCAAGGATACTGCCAGCAACAAAGCCATGGATAAAGTGGAAGGAGCTGGCTTCCTGTTTATTGATTCTGTGTATCAGCTGCTTCATGCTACCAGAGTTTTAGCATTCTCTTAG
- the LOC130248574 gene encoding uncharacterized protein LOC130248574 isoform X2, producing the protein MPADPRRSAHCGGCSSRVRPDWRSERCAEPEVLRICSAAVKVLIPCLFPEELGRTSPEGSLGPWPKLWRVSGLSSLQRGVSCSASTRSPGSVLVPCLPVTSRQKGVTALTPGYVEQVERRHGFPGIFSPLTLAGSDWEMVGRCSLMAAWASHFKASFCHANKTLWVSVSVLVLLAALTSFLTGLSLQRPADAAPVGTGDSWTSLQQLLWPYTGLQHHGPPPV; encoded by the exons ATGCCGGCGGATCCGCGCCGCTCCGCTCACTGTGGGGGATGCTCGTCCCGGGTGCGGCCGGACTGGCGCTCGGAGCGCTGCGCGGAGCCCGAGGTGCTGAG GATTTGCTCAGCAGCTGTAAAGGTGCTCATTCCATGTCTCTTTCCAGAAGAACTGGGCAGGACAAGTCCTGAGGGCTCACTTGGTCCATGGCCAAAGCTCTGGAGAGTGTCAGGGCTGTCCAGCCTGCAGAGGGGCgtttcctgcag TGCATCAACGAGAAGTCCTGGGTCAGTTCTTGTTCCATGCTTGCCAGTGACCTCGAGACAGAAAG GGGTCACTGCACTCACTCCAGGGTACGTGGAGCAAGTGGAGAGACGTCATGGCTTCCCTGGGATCTTTTCTCCTTTGACCCTTGCAGGCAGTGACTGGGAAATGGTGGGCAG gtgcaGTTTGATGGCAGCGTGGGCATCCCACTTCAAGGCTTCCTTCTGCCACGCCAACAAAACCCTCTGGGTGTCGGTGTccgtgctggtgctgctggctgctctcacCAGCTTCCTGacggggctgtccctgcagaggccAGCAGATGCAGCCCCTGTGGGCACTGGGGACTCCTggacatccctgcagcagctgctgtggccctacacagggctgcagcaccacgGCCCTCCCCCGGTataa
- the DNAI7 gene encoding dynein axonemal intermediate chain 7 isoform X1, which translates to MGPKPKKQSDGKGGKSKKAREKRLRAEAQLQAEREEAERLERERLLQEHLKNLEAKYQEEKESELAKLKSLEKKFLYALQWKMDYREQAKWERYLSCDGTPDPTIPQEINTFMSLWHDNQDEDVQVVMEKEKVVLNLIEKLESLLLETSPDEITQKRREQYQEFILQLQDLLHKKYNEATQNLLKTASMYEDSETGNMHTAIKDENSTFCIWVNLKKKARFKSHVFQEAGHGFDLPKSLALSSVAIRVLHTRYDHVSPLWVQCQGLPRQEASDSQDLAEHPKDTGQEPGGEEEEGREEPSLSAAAETSSKAGEESAASLKEKSNDADDAKETEEETEKNSDVLDVPSQGEEALQEAPRAVDPQQLVPLGGVYHIDALQLPPQPQDVGDWSMVQLLDIGLEMYPYSPGEAEDGTQEAVQITLRLPDNVIYFQVPVVARWEPAGQQWRTDGISNITYEAEEKSISFQMGAFCPVALLQDAHLNLPYQAWELHPTGVDEGLFTVTAVFATIQIQIKDNQCMLSSVVVEEEKVLSHITGKWMSPFALRETLKRAGVNIFPAEYSPEYVPVPRKAALTEVKAYDQMALMAAAFAFAHSKWNGEAGPERVVFKVREHLTAGSPEDNNWSLYMFSGEKVQNLKLTETSEAFSEDLEEESEFHSTLYHMLKDTASNKAMDKVEGAGFLFIDSVYQLLHATRVLAFS; encoded by the exons ATG GGTCCAAAACCGAAAAAACAG TCCGATGGCAAAGGTGGAAAATCGAAGAAAGCCCGGGAAAAGAGGCTTAGAG CTGAGGCCCAATTACAGGCTGAaagagaagaagcagaaaggcTTGAAAGGGAGAGACTACTTCAAGAGCACTTGAAAAATCTTGAGGCAAAG tatcAAGAGGAGAAGGAGTCTGAACTAGCAAAACTTAAATCACTGGAAAAGAAGTTTCTTTATGCACTGCAGTGGAAAATGGATTACAGGGAACAAGCCAAG TGGGAGCGTTACCTCAGCTGTGATGGGACTCCTGACCCCACCATACCTCAGGAAATCAACACTTTCATGAGCTTGTGGCATGATAACCAAGATGAGGATGTTCAGGTTGtgatggagaaggagaaagtggTCCTAAAT TTAATTGAGAAGTTGGAGTCTCTCCTGTTGGAGACATCACCAGATGAGATCACACAAAAACGACGAGAGCAGTACCAGGAATTTATTCTGCAATTGCAGGATCTGCTTCATAAGAAATACAATGAGGCTACACAGAACCTGCTCAAA aCAGCTAGTATGTATGAAGATTCTGAAACTGGGAATATGCACACAGCCATAAAGGATGAAAATAGTACTTTCTGTATTTGGGTCAATCTGAAGAAGAAAGCAAG GTTCAAAAGCCACGTGTTCCAGGAGGCAGGGCATGGCTTTGACCTGCCCAAGTCGCTGGCTCTCAGCAGCGTGGCCATTCGCGTGCTGCACACCCGCTACGACCACGTGTCTCCCCTGTGGGTGCAGTGCCAAGGGCTGCCAAGGCAGGAGGCCTCAGACAGCCAGGATTTAGCTGAGCATCCAAAAGACACTGGGCAGGAaccaggaggagaggaggaggaaggcagggaggagccCAGCTtgtctgctgcagcagaaacatcATCTAAAGCGGGAGAG GAGAGTGCTGCCTCACTGAAAGAAAAGAGCAATGATGCAGATGATGCAAAAGAGACAGAGGAGGAAACTGAGAAGAATTCAGACGTTTTGGATGTGCCATCACAAG GAGAGGAAGCGCTGCAGGAGGCACCAAGGGCTGTAGATCCGCAGCAGCTGGTGCCCCTGGGGGGTGTGTACCACATCGATGCCCTGCAGCTGccgccccagccccaggacgTCGGGGACTGGAGCATGGTGCAG CTGCTGGACATTGGATTGGAGATGTATCCTTAttccccaggagaggctgaagaTGGCACACAGGAAGCAGTACAGATAACCCTGAGGCTTCCTGataatgtgatttattttcaaGTGCCTGTGGTAGCCAGATGGGAGCCTGCAG GCCAGCAGTGGAGAACTGATGGCATCAGCAACATAACTtatgaagcagaagaaaagagcatCTCCTTTCAGATGGGTGCCTTTTGTCCAGTAGCCCTTCTCCAGGATGCTCACCTGAACCTGCCGTATCAGGCCTGGGAATTGCACCCTACTGGTGTGGATGAAGGACTCTTTACAGTTACTGCAGTCTTTGCAACCATTCAGATACAAATTAAG GATAATCAGTGTATGTTGTCTTCAGTAGTggtggaagaagaaaaggtgCTTTCCCACATCACAGGAAAATGGATGAGTCCTTTTGCCCTCAGAGAAACTTTGAAAAGAGCTGGAGTGAACATTTTCCCAGCAGAGTACTCTCCTGAGTACGTGCCTGTGCCCAGGAAG GCTGCCCTGACAGAAGTGAAGGCCTATGACCAGATGGCTCTGATGgcagctgcctttgcttttgctCACAGCAAGTGGAATGGAGAAGCAGGGCCAGAGCGAGTTGTGTTCAAG GTAAGAGAACATCTTACAGCAGGCTCTCCCGAAGACAACAACTGGTCTCTTTATATGTTCAGTGGTGAGAAAGTACAAAACCTCAAGCTCACTGAAACCAGTGAAGCTTTTTCAGAAGACCTGGAAGAGGAGTCTGAATTTCATTCCACACTCTACCATATGCTCAAGGATACTGCCAGCAACAAAGCCATGGATAAAGTGGAAGGAGCTGGCTTCCTGTTTATTGATTCTGTGTATCAGCTGCTTCATGCTACCAGAGTTTTAGCATTCTCTTAG